From one Bacteroidota bacterium genomic stretch:
- the pfkA gene encoding 6-phosphofructokinase: protein MNACIRAVVRTGLVNKLRLYGIMRGYQGMIEDEFKPLTSRSVSNIIQRGGTILKAARSKDFMTPEGMQKAYENLKQHQIDAIVAIGGDGTFKGAEAFCTKYPDIRIVGIPGTIDNDLTGTDYTLGFDTAVNNVIEAVDKIRDTAASHDRCFFIEVMGRDSGCIALWAGLAGGAEEILLPEIVTDFDELIQKLEEGKSNNKNSSIIIVGEGEKNGGADEVAHKIKELLPHYDTKVTILGHVQRGGSPTAFDRILAAKFGVWAVESLLAGENRKMIGILKGEKFFTPFSQATKQHEPLDMELLRINTILAT from the coding sequence ATGAATGCCTGTATCCGGGCGGTGGTCAGAACAGGGTTAGTCAATAAGCTTCGGCTTTATGGCATTATGCGTGGTTATCAGGGAATGATTGAAGATGAATTTAAGCCCCTTACGTCCCGTTCAGTGAGTAATATTATTCAACGGGGAGGTACTATCCTGAAAGCAGCACGCAGCAAGGATTTTATGACACCGGAAGGGATGCAAAAGGCGTATGAAAATTTAAAGCAACATCAAATTGATGCTATTGTTGCAATTGGTGGAGATGGAACCTTTAAAGGTGCCGAAGCCTTCTGTACAAAATATCCGGATATTCGAATCGTTGGCATTCCCGGTACTATTGACAATGATCTTACAGGAACAGATTACACACTGGGATTTGATACTGCCGTGAATAATGTAATTGAAGCAGTGGATAAAATCAGAGATACCGCAGCCTCGCATGACCGTTGCTTCTTTATTGAAGTAATGGGGAGAGATTCGGGTTGCATCGCCTTATGGGCAGGATTGGCAGGGGGCGCGGAAGAAATTCTATTGCCTGAAATTGTGACTGACTTTGATGAATTGATTCAGAAGCTGGAAGAAGGGAAATCGAATAATAAAAACAGCAGTATTATTATTGTAGGAGAAGGAGAGAAGAACGGCGGGGCGGATGAAGTTGCACATAAAATAAAGGAATTATTACCGCATTACGACACGAAAGTCACCATATTAGGTCATGTGCAGCGAGGAGGAAGTCCAACTGCCTTTGACCGCATCCTTGCCGCGAAGTTCGGTGTATGGGCGGTAGAATCGCTGTTGGCAGGTGAAAACAGAAAGATGATTGGTATACTTAAAGGAGAAAAATTCTTTACTCCATTCAGTCAGGCTACCAAACAACATGAACCCCTCGACATGGAGCTTCTCAGAATAAATACAATATTGGCTACATAA
- a CDS encoding DUF255 domain-containing protein produces the protein MHIRLKSLVIALSIFFTFPTFAQAQDAKPNTTSISWMSFEDAVALNDKAPKKIFIDVYTAWCGWCKKMDASTFKDTAVVKYIADNYYAVKLDAETRDTILFRDKIFVYKPEFKANELAVSLLNGKMGYPSFVVMDEKYSLLTPLSGFQTTQDLMPILTFYGSNAYQTVKWEEYKK, from the coding sequence ATGCACATCCGTCTAAAGTCATTAGTAATTGCCTTATCCATCTTCTTCACCTTCCCAACTTTCGCTCAAGCACAGGATGCCAAACCCAATACGACTTCTATTTCGTGGATGAGCTTCGAAGATGCAGTCGCGTTAAATGATAAAGCACCTAAAAAAATATTCATTGATGTTTACACGGCCTGGTGCGGCTGGTGCAAAAAGATGGATGCAAGTACTTTTAAGGACACAGCAGTTGTTAAATATATTGCAGACAATTATTATGCGGTGAAATTAGATGCAGAAACGCGCGATACCATTTTATTCAGAGATAAGATTTTTGTGTATAAGCCGGAGTTCAAAGCCAATGAATTGGCGGTTTCCTTACTCAATGGAAAAATGGGCTATCCCAGTTTTGTGGTGATGGATGAAAAATATTCTCTTCTTACTCCCCTATCCGGATTTCAAACTACCCAGGATTTGATGCCCATATTAACTTTTTATGGTAGTAATGCCTATCAAACAGTGAAGTGGGAAGAGTATAAAAAGTAA
- a CDS encoding YbaB/EbfC family nucleoid-associated protein produces the protein MFDLINKLGDLKKKMEEAKARLETISVEGTAGDNEVKISMNGNRKVLSVEIAPHLLFPEKKEQVEELLEIAITRALEAAEKVNEAEMKSAGRDLLPGMPF, from the coding sequence ATGTTCGACCTGATCAACAAACTTGGAGACTTAAAAAAGAAGATGGAAGAGGCAAAAGCACGTCTCGAAACCATCTCTGTGGAAGGAACTGCCGGCGACAATGAAGTCAAAATTTCCATGAATGGTAACCGGAAAGTGCTCTCCGTGGAAATCGCTCCACATCTGCTTTTCCCCGAAAAAAAGGAACAAGTAGAAGAACTCCTGGAAATCGCCATAACCAGAGCCCTGGAAGCCGCAGAAAAAGTCAACGAAGCCGAGATGAAATCCGCAGGAAGAGATTTGCTGCCGGGGATGCCGTTTTGA
- a CDS encoding DUF1572 family protein: MAALFQFENYLEQLKKEVESFPDDQSLWAIHEGISNSPGNLALHIAGNLQHFVGAILGKSGYVRQRELEFSEKGLTKTQVLGELEKAKMIVISVLSPLTTEDKLRNYPEDFKGKILCIDDALAHLLAHLAYHTGQVNYLRRMTINSN; this comes from the coding sequence ATGGCAGCATTATTTCAATTTGAAAATTATCTGGAGCAGTTGAAGAAGGAAGTGGAAAGTTTTCCGGATGATCAATCGCTATGGGCTATTCACGAAGGAATTAGTAATTCGCCGGGGAATCTGGCCTTGCATATTGCCGGAAATCTGCAGCATTTTGTTGGGGCCATTTTGGGCAAATCAGGGTATGTGCGTCAACGTGAGTTGGAGTTTAGTGAAAAGGGGTTAACCAAAACTCAGGTGTTAGGGGAACTGGAGAAAGCTAAAATGATCGTAATATCTGTATTGAGCCCACTGACTACTGAGGATAAATTAAGAAATTATCCTGAGGATTTTAAAGGAAAAATACTTTGTATTGATGATGCACTTGCTCATCTTTTAGCTCATCTGGCTTATCATACCGGACAAGTGAATTATCTGCGTAGAATGACTATTAACAGCAATTAA
- a CDS encoding DUF5011 domain-containing protein, with the protein MKIKQLLTVFFFTCLALLNSCEEDDALGPMEFKFTGLKDTLNYQGVTLERTVSVYFLGGSKEKVTLSATGMPQGTSISFSPATLDGEGSSTQKITSTAIADTGNYVITVTGTTESGKSLIKTFNLYVSRLPNNAPRVFLTGGNNIIHELNAPFVEPGWIAGDEEDGDLTAQVTSSGTVNVDSVGQYFLSYVVTDSEGLKDSVVRTVNVRNSLNFLSGQYNATTTDLQTLAMRNWITTVSASVNTNNQITIFKISDCFYANAILTYDPAKDSIYLPSQTFTCVTAIDSLPHTFQGAGVIIPGAIDRIRIEYTNTWIDTSLGTPVTLQLKDEYEMF; encoded by the coding sequence ATGAAAATTAAGCAACTATTAACTGTATTCTTTTTCACTTGCCTGGCGCTTTTAAATTCCTGCGAGGAAGACGATGCTTTAGGTCCGATGGAATTTAAGTTTACAGGCTTGAAAGACACTCTCAATTACCAGGGCGTTACCTTAGAGCGAACAGTGAGTGTTTACTTTTTAGGAGGTTCAAAAGAAAAGGTCACCCTTTCTGCAACAGGAATGCCACAGGGTACTTCGATTTCATTTTCACCGGCTACTTTGGATGGCGAAGGTTCCAGTACCCAAAAGATCACTTCCACCGCCATTGCCGATACCGGAAATTACGTAATTACCGTAACGGGAACTACGGAATCCGGGAAAAGCCTGATAAAGACCTTTAATTTATATGTTTCCCGGTTGCCGAACAATGCCCCTAGGGTATTTTTAACCGGTGGAAACAATATCATCCATGAATTGAATGCTCCATTTGTTGAACCCGGCTGGATTGCAGGAGATGAGGAAGATGGAGATTTGACAGCGCAGGTCACCAGTTCCGGAACTGTAAATGTGGATTCTGTAGGGCAGTATTTTCTTTCCTATGTGGTTACCGATTCCGAAGGTCTTAAAGACAGTGTGGTGCGGACGGTGAATGTCAGAAACAGTCTTAATTTTTTAAGTGGTCAATACAATGCCACCACTACCGATTTGCAAACTCTGGCTATGCGAAACTGGATCACTACGGTTTCAGCATCCGTTAATACAAACAATCAGATCACGATATTTAAAATCTCAGATTGCTTTTATGCCAATGCCATTCTGACCTATGATCCGGCAAAAGACAGCATTTATTTGCCTTCACAAACCTTCACCTGTGTAACCGCCATCGATAGTTTACCCCATACTTTTCAGGGTGCCGGAGTGATAATTCCCGGAGCGATTGACCGGATCAGAATCGAATATACCAATACATGGATTGATACCAGTCTGGGAACGCCGGTTACCTTACAACTCAAGGACGAGTATGAAATGTTTTAA
- a CDS encoding S9 family peptidase gives MKKAIIVSALLSFFTIDVLFSQEFIYPETKKAEQKDDYFGTLVEDPYRWLEDDHSLETKAWVMKQNLFTEKYLVQIPFRDSLKSRMKQLWSFISYKAPFRCGTGYFYYRHDGVQNQPVLFFMKGVDFVPYSYFDPNLISKQGTTALTQTVPSSDGVYLAFQVSEAGSDWNDIRIKEVKTMKSLPEVLKGVKFSNIAWFKEGFFYSRYASTDQLNAKNEYHKIYYHTLNTPQEQDSLIWEDKEHPLRNFSATVTDDQRFLVISGHESTSGNSVYVKDLKSGKGGIVQIVKSFENDFDLLGNIGDQLVFMTNYKAERKKVIGIDFKNFQPVNWKDLIPEQTEILRDAKMCWKNIVGHYMKDAVSKLYVFKPSGIKTTEIPLAGLGTIDDLTGSVADSMIFFSYSTFTSPGIVYRYNLSSSKLGVQFKSQLPFNPYDFETKQVFYTSKDGTKIPMFLVHKRGMKPEKSTPTLLFGYGGFNISKTPEFKPERLVFLENGGLFAMPSLRGGGEYGSAWHEAGTKAKKQNVFDDFIAAAEYLIQEGYTSPEKLAISGRSNGGLLVGAVMAQRPELFKVALPAVGVMDMLRFQKFTIGWAWTSDFGSSDDPEQIKALIKYSPLHNLKEGKKYPATLVTTADHDDRVVPGHSFKFISRLQEVQKGENPVLIRVDVNAGHGAGKPTGKLIDEQSDIFAFLFYNLGMKL, from the coding sequence ATGAAAAAAGCAATTATTGTTAGTGCCCTACTTTCCTTTTTTACCATTGATGTGCTGTTTAGTCAGGAATTCATCTACCCTGAAACAAAAAAAGCAGAACAGAAAGATGATTATTTCGGTACTCTTGTCGAAGATCCCTACCGGTGGTTGGAAGATGATCATTCGCTCGAGACCAAGGCCTGGGTAATGAAGCAAAATCTGTTTACCGAGAAATACCTGGTACAAATCCCCTTCAGAGATTCTTTAAAATCAAGAATGAAGCAACTCTGGAGTTTTATCAGTTATAAGGCACCATTTCGTTGTGGAACGGGTTATTTTTATTATCGCCATGATGGAGTTCAAAACCAACCTGTTTTATTCTTTATGAAAGGAGTTGATTTCGTGCCCTACTCCTATTTCGATCCCAATTTAATTTCTAAGCAAGGTACTACTGCCTTAACTCAAACGGTTCCTTCTTCTGATGGTGTATACCTCGCCTTTCAGGTCTCAGAGGCAGGCAGCGATTGGAACGATATCCGGATCAAGGAGGTCAAAACCATGAAGTCGCTTCCGGAAGTACTTAAAGGCGTAAAATTCAGTAATATCGCCTGGTTTAAAGAGGGGTTTTTCTACAGCAGATATGCGAGTACAGACCAGCTCAATGCTAAAAATGAGTATCATAAAATTTATTATCACACGCTGAATACACCGCAAGAACAGGATTCATTGATTTGGGAAGACAAAGAACATCCGCTTCGTAATTTCTCAGCAACGGTGACCGATGATCAGCGATTTCTGGTAATTAGCGGTCACGAATCCACTTCAGGAAATAGTGTGTATGTAAAAGATTTGAAATCAGGTAAGGGCGGTATTGTGCAAATCGTGAAATCGTTTGAAAATGATTTTGATTTACTCGGAAATATTGGAGATCAGTTGGTGTTTATGACCAATTACAAAGCCGAAAGAAAAAAGGTGATCGGGATTGATTTCAAAAATTTCCAGCCGGTCAATTGGAAAGACCTGATTCCGGAACAAACGGAAATATTGAGAGATGCCAAAATGTGCTGGAAGAATATCGTGGGACATTATATGAAGGATGCGGTGAGTAAATTGTATGTCTTCAAGCCATCGGGTATAAAAACCACAGAGATTCCCCTCGCCGGTTTGGGAACCATAGATGATCTTACGGGTTCCGTGGCAGACAGTATGATCTTTTTCTCGTATTCTACTTTTACTTCACCCGGCATCGTCTATCGTTATAATTTATCGTCCTCTAAACTGGGCGTGCAATTTAAAAGTCAATTGCCGTTTAACCCGTATGATTTTGAGACGAAACAGGTCTTTTATACCAGCAAGGATGGCACTAAGATTCCTATGTTTTTAGTGCATAAGCGGGGGATGAAACCTGAGAAGTCTACCCCTACTCTGCTCTTTGGTTATGGTGGATTCAATATTTCTAAAACACCTGAATTTAAACCGGAGCGATTGGTATTCCTTGAAAATGGAGGATTGTTCGCTATGCCTTCCTTGCGTGGAGGTGGAGAGTATGGCTCTGCCTGGCATGAAGCCGGGACCAAAGCAAAGAAACAAAACGTTTTTGATGATTTCATAGCAGCAGCCGAGTACCTGATTCAGGAAGGATATACGTCTCCGGAGAAATTGGCTATCAGTGGAAGGTCCAATGGTGGATTATTGGTGGGAGCTGTAATGGCGCAACGCCCGGAATTGTTCAAAGTTGCTTTACCTGCTGTGGGTGTAATGGACATGCTCCGCTTTCAGAAATTTACCATAGGCTGGGCATGGACGTCCGATTTCGGCAGCAGTGACGATCCGGAGCAAATTAAAGCATTGATAAAATATTCGCCCTTGCACAATCTCAAAGAGGGTAAAAAATATCCTGCTACTCTTGTCACCACTGCCGACCATGATGATCGAGTGGTGCCCGGACATTCATTTAAATTTATCTCGAGATTGCAGGAAGTTCAAAAAGGCGAAAATCCTGTCCTTATTCGGGTAGATGTAAATGCCGGACATGGCGCCGGAAAGCCCACCGGAAAATTAATTGATGAACAAAGTGATATCTTCGCTTTCCTGTTCTATAACCTTGGAATGAAATTATGA
- a CDS encoding GNAT family N-acetyltransferase has translation MFDKQTTILSDRITIHSHFKELFGNTPPFHSFFLQKEYLEAVEEAAIPGVEYRYIPYLKQGKVEGLYYFQIINLSAQELGQIVHFEPYNKLLSGLSMLLQNLLFGVKKDKPHYLIISGSMCLSGDYGIGRLSSDDKSIYANFPHALAQLRHELERNGKVVAEIIKDFPVDSDPLHTILRPSYYHHLAMDPIMKMAIRPEWGSISDYVDALSSKYRQRFNQAKKKLGHCEVRTLDTPFIIENRERINELYTAVQEKSPVRIIKPDVNYIISPSKHLGEKVDIKGLFYNNESIAFLIGIQDEDHFEAHHIGIDYHHNKEFSLYLNILYLYIEMAIDVKARVVSFGRTALEMKTTVGAVSYPYNAYIKLNNRLLNGVLKKLLPENISEDWIPRDPFRQ, from the coding sequence ATGTTCGATAAACAAACCACCATTCTTTCCGATCGCATAACAATTCACAGTCATTTCAAAGAACTGTTCGGGAATACTCCTCCTTTTCATTCCTTTTTTTTGCAGAAAGAATACCTGGAGGCTGTTGAAGAAGCTGCCATTCCGGGAGTGGAATATCGATATATTCCTTACCTGAAGCAGGGAAAAGTAGAAGGATTGTATTATTTTCAAATCATCAATTTATCGGCTCAGGAACTGGGGCAAATTGTGCATTTTGAGCCTTACAACAAGTTACTTTCCGGTTTATCGATGCTGCTGCAGAATTTGCTTTTCGGCGTTAAAAAAGATAAACCACATTACCTGATTATATCCGGAAGCATGTGTTTAAGCGGGGATTATGGTATAGGGAGATTATCTTCTGACGATAAGTCCATCTATGCAAATTTTCCGCATGCATTAGCCCAGCTTCGTCATGAATTGGAGCGAAATGGTAAAGTTGTAGCTGAGATTATTAAGGATTTTCCTGTGGATTCCGACCCACTTCATACTATTCTAAGGCCATCGTACTACCATCATTTGGCGATGGATCCCATTATGAAGATGGCCATTCGACCGGAATGGGGGTCCATTTCGGACTATGTGGATGCTCTCAGCTCAAAATACCGTCAGCGCTTTAATCAGGCGAAAAAAAAACTCGGACATTGTGAAGTACGTACCCTTGATACTCCATTTATAATCGAAAACCGGGAACGGATAAATGAATTGTACACTGCTGTCCAGGAAAAATCTCCGGTAAGAATTATAAAACCGGATGTCAATTATATCATTTCGCCTTCGAAGCATTTAGGAGAAAAAGTCGATATCAAGGGACTATTTTATAACAATGAGTCGATCGCATTTTTAATAGGAATTCAAGACGAGGATCATTTCGAGGCTCACCATATTGGTATTGATTATCATCACAATAAGGAGTTTTCATTGTACCTGAACATCCTCTACCTCTACATCGAAATGGCCATTGATGTAAAAGCCCGGGTCGTGTCATTTGGTCGGACCGCACTCGAAATGAAAACAACAGTAGGGGCGGTCAGTTATCCTTATAATGCCTATATAAAGCTAAATAACAGACTGTTAAACGGCGTTTTAAAGAAACTACTACCTGAAAACATTTCAGAGGACTGGATTCCCAGAGATCCCTTCCGGCAATAA
- a CDS encoding T9SS type A sorting domain-containing protein, translating to MVALILATMYSYGKADGVRHIPNVLKLHTEQITSAYPNPFTDNTTIFYMADQDAFVRVKLFNNLGGFMGQIFDDLVEKGATYQFELDGSKMAPGVYFYTIETDKNVLHRRIELVR from the coding sequence ATGGTTGCCTTAATTCTTGCAACTATGTACAGCTATGGAAAGGCGGATGGAGTACGGCATATCCCTAATGTGCTCAAATTGCATACGGAGCAAATTACTTCTGCCTATCCCAATCCATTCACGGATAACACAACAATATTCTATATGGCAGATCAGGATGCCTTTGTTCGGGTAAAACTATTCAATAATCTGGGTGGATTTATGGGACAAATATTTGATGACCTTGTAGAAAAAGGGGCTACCTACCAGTTCGAACTGGATGGAAGTAAAATGGCACCCGGAGTTTATTTCTACACAATAGAGACGGATAAAAATGTATTACATCGGCGCATAGAACTGGTTCGCTGA
- a CDS encoding (d)CMP kinase codes for MNPYLIIAIDGYSSCGKSTVAKALARRLGLHYIDSGAMYRAVTLYFLQNNIPIPSPEELHDFTYDYNAILDKIHISFKYNPDSGFSEVYLNGKNVEEEIRSMEISEQVSHVSALKAVRKRLVKLQQQASREGGLVMDGRDIGTTVFPDADLKIFMKADPMVRSERRYKELSNKGLKISLEEVIQNIVGRDYEDTHREESPLRKAAEAIVLDNTYLTQEEQVEFVLEEVAKLSKKPRPASV; via the coding sequence ATGAATCCCTATCTTATCATTGCCATTGATGGTTATTCTTCTTGTGGCAAGAGTACTGTGGCCAAGGCTTTGGCTCGTAGATTGGGGCTCCATTATATCGATTCCGGGGCCATGTACCGAGCAGTGACCTTGTATTTTCTTCAAAACAACATCCCAATTCCTTCCCCGGAAGAACTGCATGATTTCACGTACGATTACAATGCTATTCTGGATAAGATTCATATTTCATTTAAATACAATCCCGATTCCGGCTTTAGCGAGGTCTACCTAAATGGGAAAAATGTAGAGGAAGAAATTCGCTCGATGGAAATAAGTGAACAAGTGAGTCATGTAAGTGCATTGAAAGCCGTTCGTAAACGCCTCGTTAAATTGCAACAACAAGCTTCCAGAGAAGGTGGCCTGGTGATGGATGGAAGGGATATCGGCACCACTGTTTTCCCGGATGCAGACCTTAAGATTTTTATGAAAGCGGATCCAATGGTCAGATCAGAGCGCAGGTATAAAGAATTGTCAAACAAAGGTTTAAAAATTTCACTTGAAGAAGTAATTCAAAACATAGTCGGACGAGATTATGAAGATACTCATCGGGAAGAAAGTCCACTCCGCAAAGCTGCTGAAGCCATAGTACTCGATAATACTTACTTGACACAAGAAGAACAAGTCGAATTTGTTTTGGAAGAGGTAGCCAAACTTTCCAAGAAACCCCGTCCGGCTTCAGTATAA
- a CDS encoding T9SS type A sorting domain-containing protein — protein sequence MKKYSLYFLPLVIIVMTSSILSDNGKAGKTGSPGELTCRDCHGDFAANAAGGSIAISNTGMTNWQYVPGQTYPITVTIARTGMSLFGLGVECLTATNTNAGTFIITNTASTQLKSATVSGVNRVNVVHQLNGGASTNSKAFTFNWTAPAAGTGTVKFYFAGIAGNNDGNESGDYVYNSVQIATELPCAAPATPGTIKGAASNNCGISTKTYSITAVPTATSYVWRTDITGATINGQTGNVTTTVPNVSLTFPSNFANAKIYVKAQNSCGASIEKSKTLSSKPAVPTAITGPLAPCKNTGNLSYSISPVAGATSYSWTVPATLMTLSSGQGSTGILAATKATTGPCTIKVGSTNACGTSGKKSLVVNIASCIREYEFVNNGFYFIEVPKKIDIFTMDGRLTRTIDHPSTEMSIADLPSGIYLVSMQYDDHITTKKIMAGGQ from the coding sequence ATGAAAAAGTATTCACTCTACTTCTTACCTCTGGTCATAATCGTTATGACCAGTTCTATCTTAAGTGATAATGGCAAGGCCGGGAAAACCGGTTCACCCGGAGAATTAACGTGCAGGGATTGCCATGGCGACTTTGCTGCAAATGCAGCCGGAGGTTCTATAGCAATTTCAAACACCGGAATGACGAACTGGCAATATGTCCCGGGTCAAACGTATCCCATCACGGTAACTATTGCCCGAACCGGCATGAGCTTATTTGGACTTGGTGTAGAATGCCTCACGGCTACCAATACAAATGCAGGAACATTTATCATTACCAATACAGCCTCAACGCAGCTAAAGAGTGCCACGGTGAGCGGTGTCAACAGAGTAAATGTTGTACATCAACTCAATGGTGGAGCAAGTACCAACTCTAAAGCATTTACCTTTAACTGGACAGCTCCGGCAGCAGGAACAGGCACGGTTAAATTTTATTTTGCCGGAATTGCAGGAAATAACGATGGTAATGAAAGTGGCGACTATGTGTATAACAGTGTCCAAATAGCCACTGAACTTCCATGCGCTGCTCCGGCTACACCGGGTACAATTAAAGGTGCTGCTTCAAACAACTGCGGAATTAGCACCAAAACGTATTCAATCACTGCTGTTCCTACGGCCACCAGTTATGTCTGGAGAACAGATATTACAGGTGCCACCATCAACGGACAAACCGGAAATGTAACGACTACTGTACCCAATGTCAGCCTGACATTTCCCTCAAATTTTGCCAATGCAAAAATTTATGTGAAAGCACAAAATAGTTGTGGGGCCAGTATAGAAAAATCAAAAACACTTTCTTCTAAACCCGCCGTTCCCACTGCAATAACGGGTCCTCTGGCGCCATGCAAAAACACCGGCAATTTGTCCTACAGTATTTCTCCGGTAGCGGGTGCTACCTCTTATTCATGGACAGTTCCTGCTACCTTAATGACATTATCTTCAGGTCAGGGAAGCACAGGCATACTTGCAGCCACTAAAGCTACAACCGGTCCTTGTACCATTAAAGTAGGGTCCACGAATGCTTGCGGCACGAGCGGAAAAAAATCGTTGGTGGTTAATATTGCCTCCTGTATACGAGAATACGAATTCGTAAACAATGGATTTTACTTTATCGAGGTGCCGAAGAAAATAGACATCTTTACTATGGACGGCCGATTAACGAGAACTATCGACCACCCATCCACTGAAATGAGTATTGCTGATCTTCCTTCCGGCATATATCTGGTTTCCATGCAATACGATGACCATATTACCACAAAGAAAATAATGGCAGGAGGGCAGTAA
- the rpsA gene encoding 30S ribosomal protein S1 — MASTTNTSEKLSTVKFAVPDPNDFDWETTGKAFDNYKADDRQRLEALYDQKLNQVLEREIVMGSIIGLTSKEAVINIGYKSDGLVPLTEFRHMPDLKVGDEVEVYVETAEDKNGQLILSHKKARAMKSWDRVNSALEKDEIVTGFVKCRTKGGLIVDVFGIEAFLPGSQIDVKPIRDYDIYVGKTMEFKIVKINQEFKNVVVSHKVLIENELEKQKVEIMSKLEKGQVLEGTVKNITSYGVFMDLGGVDGLLHITDISWGRINHPEEVLKLDQRLNVVILDFDEEKKRIALGLKQLTPQPWESLDQTLQAGDKVKGKVVVLTDYGAFIEIIPGVEGLIHVSEMSWSQHLRSPQDFLKVGDEVETVILSVDRDEHKMSLGLKQLSPDPWGAILSKYPVGSKHKAKVRNFTNFGVFVELEEGVDGLIHISDLSWNKKIKHPAEFTKIGEELEVVVLEVDVENRRLSLGHKQLEDNPWETYETLFGVNSVHQGVVGKVTDKGAAVIFSTYGVEAFAPYRQLSKEDGSVAKEHDTLDFKVIEFNKENRRIVVSHTRIFDEKAQEVKKAEAGEREKEVATTAKAVKKIKETQEKSTLGDIEALAALRTSLEENEKKDEN, encoded by the coding sequence ATGGCATCAACTACCAATACATCGGAGAAACTCTCCACCGTAAAATTTGCAGTTCCTGATCCTAACGATTTCGATTGGGAAACAACAGGAAAAGCGTTTGACAATTATAAAGCTGACGATCGTCAACGACTCGAGGCTTTATATGATCAAAAGCTCAACCAGGTTTTAGAACGTGAAATTGTAATGGGATCGATTATCGGTCTCACGAGCAAGGAAGCAGTGATAAACATTGGTTACAAGAGTGACGGTCTCGTACCGTTAACTGAATTTCGTCACATGCCCGATCTTAAAGTCGGTGATGAGGTAGAAGTTTATGTGGAAACGGCCGAAGACAAAAACGGTCAACTTATCCTCTCGCATAAAAAGGCGCGGGCGATGAAATCATGGGATCGTGTCAACTCGGCCCTTGAAAAAGATGAAATCGTTACCGGTTTCGTTAAATGTCGTACCAAAGGTGGACTTATCGTCGATGTTTTTGGTATCGAAGCTTTCCTTCCGGGATCGCAAATTGATGTGAAGCCGATTCGTGATTACGATATTTATGTCGGCAAAACAATGGAATTCAAGATTGTGAAAATCAATCAGGAGTTCAAAAATGTAGTCGTTTCTCACAAAGTTCTGATTGAAAATGAACTGGAGAAACAAAAAGTAGAAATCATGAGTAAGCTGGAGAAAGGCCAGGTACTCGAAGGTACTGTGAAAAATATCACCTCTTATGGTGTATTCATGGATCTTGGTGGAGTAGATGGCTTACTGCATATTACAGATATCAGTTGGGGGCGTATCAATCATCCGGAAGAAGTATTGAAACTGGATCAGCGCCTGAACGTGGTTATTCTTGATTTTGATGAAGAGAAAAAACGTATCGCTCTCGGTCTGAAACAACTTACTCCTCAGCCTTGGGAATCCTTGGATCAGACATTACAGGCTGGTGATAAGGTAAAAGGCAAAGTGGTTGTTCTGACAGATTACGGTGCATTTATAGAGATTATCCCTGGTGTGGAAGGTCTTATTCACGTTTCTGAAATGTCATGGTCACAACACTTACGCAGCCCTCAGGATTTCCTGAAAGTAGGCGATGAAGTGGAAACGGTAATCTTGAGTGTAGACCGTGATGAACATAAAATGTCATTAGGTTTAAAACAACTTTCTCCTGATCCATGGGGAGCTATTCTTTCAAAATACCCTGTTGGATCTAAACATAAAGCCAAGGTGCGCAATTTCACCAATTTCGGCGTATTTGTGGAGTTAGAAGAAGGTGTTGACGGATTAATCCATATCAGTGACCTGAGCTGGAATAAGAAAATTAAACATCCTGCAGAATTCACGAAAATCGGTGAAGAACTTGAAGTAGTAGTACTTGAAGTGGATGTTGAAAATCGTCGTTTGAGCCTCGGGCACAAGCAACTGGAAGATAATCCATGGGAAACCTATGAAACCTTATTTGGTGTAAATAGCGTGCATCAGGGAGTTGTTGGAAAGGTAACTGACAAGGGTGCAGCCGTTATTTTCAGCACCTATGGCGTAGAAGCTTTTGCTCCATACCGTCAATTGTCTAAAGAAGATGGAAGTGTGGCTAAAGAACATGACACTCTTGATTTCAAAGTAATTGAATTCAACAAAGAGAACCGTCGTATCGTAGTTTCCCATACCAGAATCTTTGATGAAAAGGCACAGGAAGTGAAAAAAGCAGAAGCCGGTGAACGCGAAAAGGAAGTGGCTACTACTGCTAAAGCGGTGAAGAAAATCAAGGAAACTCAGGAGAAATCAACACTTGGGGATATTGAAGCACTTGCAGCTTTGAGAACTTCATTGGAAGAGAATGAAAAGAAAGATGAAAACTAA